A genomic region of Paenibacillus sp. PL2-23 contains the following coding sequences:
- a CDS encoding ABC transporter permease subunit, translating into MNQPTTTVTLKEKAGMMSSKPGKAYRFLRTMWKYRYLTLMLVPTTLVLLMNNYLPMFGVFIAFKNINYIDGIWGSPWVGFKNFEFLFTSGSLWRIARNTVGYSLGFMAINLVLSVIIAVAITEIRNKWLAKSYQTFFIMPYFLSMVIVSYLVYAFLNPEKGFMNNTIIEWLGMERVFWYSDKEYWPYILTFVNAWKGVGIGAVIYIAAIAGIDPEYYEAAVIDGASKWRQIFHITLPTIRPIIIIITILNMGHVFNSDFGLFYQVPLNSGSLYPVTDTVDTYVYRVLKELNDIGMSSAAALVQSVLGFLLVLFTNAGVRKIDKDQALF; encoded by the coding sequence GTGAATCAACCAACAACAACGGTCACATTGAAGGAGAAGGCGGGGATGATGAGCAGCAAGCCGGGCAAGGCGTACCGCTTCCTCCGCACGATGTGGAAGTACAGGTATCTTACGCTGATGCTCGTGCCAACGACCCTTGTGCTGTTGATGAACAACTACTTGCCGATGTTCGGCGTGTTCATTGCATTTAAGAACATTAATTATATTGACGGGATTTGGGGCAGCCCCTGGGTAGGGTTCAAAAACTTCGAGTTTCTCTTCACCTCAGGCTCGCTCTGGCGGATCGCCCGGAACACAGTGGGCTACAGTCTCGGATTTATGGCCATCAATCTCGTCCTGTCCGTCATCATCGCGGTGGCGATTACAGAGATTCGGAACAAATGGCTGGCGAAGAGCTATCAGACCTTCTTCATTATGCCGTATTTCCTCTCCATGGTTATTGTCAGCTATCTCGTATACGCTTTCTTGAATCCGGAGAAGGGCTTCATGAACAACACCATCATCGAATGGCTGGGCATGGAGCGGGTATTCTGGTATTCGGACAAGGAATATTGGCCGTACATTCTAACCTTTGTGAACGCCTGGAAGGGTGTTGGCATCGGCGCCGTCATCTATATCGCGGCGATAGCGGGTATCGACCCGGAATATTACGAGGCGGCTGTCATCGACGGGGCGTCGAAGTGGCGCCAGATCTTCCACATCACGCTGCCGACCATCAGGCCGATTATTATCATCATTACGATTCTGAACATGGGACATGTGTTCAATTCCGACTTCGGATTGTTTTATCAAGTCCCCCTGAACTCCGGTTCGCTGTATCCCGTGACCGACACGGTCGACACGTATGTCTACCGCGTGCTGAAGGAGCTGAACGACATTGGCATGTCGTCGGCAGCCGCACTAGTCCAATCCGTGCTGGGCTTCCTGCTCGTGCTGTTCACGAATGCGGGCGTTCGCAAAATCGATAAAGACCAAGCCTTGTTCTAG
- a CDS encoding SGNH/GDSL hydrolase family protein: MSTRGKTVLFQGDSITDAGRPRQAEHDPTPANPFPPYLGHGYANLIAARLGFQLAESGHRFANRGLGGNRVSDLYARWNEDAFSLKPDLISILIGVNDAWRIVNRLPQGATNRFERAYRHLLEETKEVLPGTGLVLCEPFILKGTHTEESWEELRGLTDSYGQIVRALAAEYDAVFVALQEPFDRALERAEASFWIHDGIHPSAAGHELIAAQWLKAVQESRLALT; encoded by the coding sequence ATGAGCACAAGAGGGAAAACCGTTTTGTTTCAGGGGGATTCCATCACGGACGCCGGTAGACCGAGACAAGCGGAGCATGACCCGACCCCTGCGAATCCGTTCCCGCCGTACTTAGGTCACGGCTACGCCAATCTGATTGCGGCCCGCCTTGGCTTCCAGCTGGCCGAATCGGGGCATCGTTTCGCAAACCGCGGACTCGGCGGCAACCGCGTCTCGGATCTGTACGCGAGGTGGAACGAAGACGCGTTCAGCCTGAAACCGGATCTGATCAGTATCCTGATCGGCGTCAACGACGCTTGGCGCATCGTGAATAGACTGCCTCAGGGGGCGACGAACCGGTTCGAACGGGCGTACCGCCATCTGCTGGAGGAGACGAAGGAGGTGCTGCCGGGCACCGGCCTCGTGCTGTGCGAGCCGTTTATTCTCAAGGGCACACATACCGAAGAGAGCTGGGAGGAGCTGCGCGGTCTGACGGACTCGTACGGCCAGATTGTCCGCGCGCTTGCCGCCGAATACGATGCCGTCTTCGTGGCGCTGCAGGAGCCGTTCGACCGCGCCTTGGAGCGGGCGGAGGCAAGCTTCTGGATTCACGACGGCATCCATCCGTCAGCAGCCGGGCACGAGCTCATTGCGGCTCAGTGGCTGAAAGCCGTGCAGGAAAGCCGGCTCGCGCTTACTTAG
- a CDS encoding GNAT family N-acetyltransferase gives MEITLEKAVESDARLLLDMQVESFLPLLKKYKDYDTNPANETIERLLKRINNPQGGFYKILAGNAPVGAICGSWKVKEEARYWIGPMFIRPEHQGKGIAQQAIHLIIQMFPQAISWELATIAEEERNCYLYEKMGFVQTGVRKPLNDRATLVFYQMIQEMRRGCHEED, from the coding sequence ATGGAGATAACTCTTGAGAAGGCAGTCGAATCAGATGCGAGATTACTATTAGATATGCAAGTCGAATCCTTTCTACCGTTATTGAAAAAGTATAAAGATTATGATACCAACCCAGCAAATGAAACCATTGAAAGATTATTGAAGAGAATAAACAATCCTCAAGGAGGGTTTTATAAAATACTGGCGGGGAACGCGCCAGTCGGGGCAATTTGTGGCTCATGGAAAGTAAAGGAAGAAGCTCGTTATTGGATTGGTCCTATGTTTATTCGGCCTGAGCATCAAGGCAAGGGAATTGCTCAACAAGCGATTCATCTAATAATACAAATGTTTCCACAAGCTATCTCTTGGGAGCTTGCAACAATTGCAGAGGAAGAGAGGAATTGCTATCTGTATGAAAAAATGGGGTTTGTCCAGACGGGTGTACGGAAGCCACTAAATGATAGGGCCACACTTGTTTTTTATCAAATGATCCAAGAAATGAGGAGAGGATGCCATGAAGAAGATTAG
- a CDS encoding TetR/AcrR family transcriptional regulator, with protein sequence MRQEERREQTIRLLLEATEALVREKGCHAVTMKDIMTESGMSKGAIFHYVKSKDELFVWLLQKRLDDTNQQFQLETEQVPATFEGPMSRIAESIQAFGHSQDVTNKVFMYLLGKEEDPIVGEALRQYDERSVAMARQWIEVGQQHGVIPQAVDAAHTAELFVMLTLGLRVRSSMPLKTPAFGARDLAKLMARMLQEG encoded by the coding sequence ATGAGGCAAGAAGAACGCAGAGAACAGACCATTCGCCTTCTGCTGGAGGCAACAGAAGCCTTGGTGCGAGAGAAGGGCTGTCACGCAGTTACGATGAAGGACATCATGACGGAATCCGGCATGTCCAAGGGGGCTATTTTCCACTACGTGAAGAGTAAGGATGAGCTGTTCGTCTGGCTGCTGCAGAAGCGGCTGGATGACACCAATCAACAATTTCAGCTAGAGACAGAGCAGGTTCCGGCCACGTTTGAGGGACCCATGAGCAGGATCGCGGAGAGCATTCAAGCTTTTGGCCACTCACAAGATGTGACTAATAAGGTGTTCATGTATCTGCTTGGCAAGGAGGAGGATCCCATCGTCGGTGAGGCGTTGCGACAATATGACGAACGTTCGGTGGCGATGGCTCGTCAATGGATCGAGGTCGGACAGCAGCACGGGGTTATTCCCCAAGCGGTGGATGCCGCTCACACGGCTGAGCTGTTCGTTATGCTGACGCTTGGTCTGCGCGTTAGAAGCAGCATGCCACTGAAGACGCCGGCGTTCGGGGCGCGTGACCTTGCGAAACTGATGGCTCGAATGCTGCAAGAGGGCTGA
- a CDS encoding lipid II flippase Amj family protein, translating into MSKRKGGLRLAQQVLLIAWLTFVIHLSETLTYSIRLAGVRLGKLAVALSLSGIILLVSRTSNMIQGPLMGNIIDFAKKNQDFPLVDQLRVMVGASTLGTLTAIVLFPSAVILFSRMIAHLEISGSLPQMVRDSVSIRKLKNARTHLRFPKLAMLSKLRIGGIPKRLVIMNCAVTAIYTIGVLAALLASAMSLEHSTAASQASGMINGAATILLTILIDPQIGLLTDKVLRREKDVHALNKVFGLLMLSRLLGTMLAQLLLVPAAYGIKWAVEWLAA; encoded by the coding sequence GTGAGCAAAAGGAAGGGAGGGCTTCGCCTGGCTCAGCAAGTGCTGTTAATTGCATGGTTGACGTTTGTCATCCATCTCTCGGAGACGCTCACCTACTCCATCCGCTTAGCGGGGGTGCGACTGGGAAAGCTGGCGGTTGCGCTGTCGTTGTCAGGCATCATACTGCTGGTGTCTCGAACATCGAATATGATTCAAGGACCGCTGATGGGTAATATAATCGACTTCGCCAAAAAAAATCAAGACTTTCCGCTAGTGGATCAGCTGCGCGTCATGGTTGGAGCATCGACGCTGGGGACGTTGACTGCTATCGTGTTATTTCCGTCCGCTGTCATCCTGTTCAGCCGAATGATCGCTCATCTGGAGATTTCGGGCTCACTTCCGCAAATGGTACGCGATTCAGTATCCATTCGCAAGCTGAAGAACGCCCGGACACACCTTCGGTTCCCGAAGCTTGCGATGCTCTCCAAGCTCAGAATCGGAGGCATTCCGAAACGACTTGTTATTATGAATTGCGCAGTCACAGCAATCTACACGATCGGCGTGCTGGCCGCTCTTCTGGCCTCAGCGATGTCTCTGGAACATTCGACGGCAGCCTCGCAGGCATCCGGTATGATTAACGGAGCAGCTACGATCTTGTTAACGATATTAATCGATCCTCAGATCGGCTTGTTGACGGATAAGGTGCTGCGGAGAGAAAAGGACGTCCACGCACTGAACAAAGTATTCGGCTTACTGATGCTGTCCAGACTGCTGGGAACCATGCTCGCCCAGCTCCTGCTGGTGCCCGCCGCGTATGGGATAAAGTGGGCTGTAGAATGGTTGGCGGCTTAA
- a CDS encoding aminoglycoside phosphotransferase family protein: MKKISEGRTAEIFAHDQQQIIKLYRDGFPIEVVKYEYEVNQLVARLGVPAPRAFALVDSDERNGIVFDRIEGTTLLRMSIEQPGELNRLSQKFAALHYRIHNNELDVERIGEAGASIYKQKKVLAQNILNASSLTTDVKKRIVEYLENLPDGNHLCHGDFHPDNVMIGERSWIIDWMTGVIGNPAGDVARTILLFRFGTLPDGAPSHVIEALELMRDKMHKLYLDQYLDLSGLPFSDIDEWMLPVAAARLTEWIPAEEQNRLLQFIEERLK; encoded by the coding sequence ATGAAGAAGATTAGCGAGGGGCGGACAGCCGAAATATTTGCCCATGATCAGCAACAAATCATAAAGCTGTACAGGGATGGATTTCCGATCGAAGTGGTCAAATATGAATATGAAGTGAATCAACTTGTTGCGCGCCTTGGCGTTCCAGCTCCGAGAGCGTTTGCGCTAGTCGACAGTGATGAACGGAATGGGATTGTTTTTGACCGAATTGAGGGCACAACACTGCTTCGCATGAGTATTGAACAGCCTGGCGAACTCAATCGTTTGTCCCAAAAATTTGCTGCGCTACATTACCGTATACATAATAATGAACTCGACGTGGAGCGTATTGGAGAGGCAGGAGCTTCCATCTATAAGCAAAAAAAGGTGCTGGCCCAAAACATTCTGAACGCTTCTTCATTAACAACTGATGTTAAGAAACGGATTGTTGAATATTTGGAAAATCTGCCGGACGGGAATCATCTATGTCACGGTGATTTTCACCCGGATAATGTTATGATTGGTGAACGCAGCTGGATTATAGATTGGATGACGGGAGTGATCGGCAATCCTGCTGGCGATGTCGCTCGCACGATACTGTTATTCCGTTTCGGCACATTGCCTGATGGCGCTCCATCACACGTTATCGAGGCACTTGAGCTGATGAGAGACAAGATGCACAAGTTATATTTGGACCAATATCTTGATTTATCGGGTTTGCCGTTTAGCGACATTGATGAGTGGATGCTGCCTGTTGCAGCGGCTAGATTAACGGAATGGATTCCTGCTGAGGAACAAAACCGGCTGTTACAGTTCATTGAAGAACGATTGAAGTGA
- a CDS encoding alpha-mannosidase: protein MFWTEEKLQARIAELEKYRYREVMPIEAFRGCEDPEGRNGARPPSSGFEQVWKRGDRWGGRDAYLWLQADVAIPSAWTGSKVVGLFDFGKTGPGNTGGFEALLYVGGEPYQGVDSNHQEVFFPAEAAGGSLSLCFRLWSGLEGGGTPESQEHRIARADLAWLEEAADDLYYTAQAALATVKELTPNDPVQPALLAALNRAFLLLDWSKPGSEGFYESVREARSLLRDGIESIGKTHAVRVSAIGHTHIDVAWLWRLKHTREKSARSFSTVLRLMEQYPEYLFLQTQPQLYDYMKSDYPDIYAQMKERIAEGRWEAGGAMWLEADCNIPSGESLVRQLLFGTRFLEQEFGETCRYLWLPDVFGYSWALPQILKKSGIDTFMTTKISWNQYNRLPHDTFFWRGIDGTEILTHFITTPEKSDMWWYTYNGEMNAFTVKGIWDAYRDKALNQELLLAYGYGDGGGGVNRDMLEMRRRLSQMPGMPHVEPERADAYFDRLQQTVAQSDAYVHEWDGELYLEYHRGTYTSQAEVKRSNRKLELLCREAEWLGAIRSVSAGRWESYPQAELHEAWKIVLRNQFHDIIPGSSIAEVYEDCREEYTDAGRLAEAAWLQSANGLAAGGANTDEEGFTVFNGSAWIRSDLVRLEGDAAAALSAGGGVLLGENGEPLLSQKASDGSLYVYAENIPSMGYAPVYIGDERRRSEAEADASAIPFTFAPGKVLTPYYELEWNGSGQLTRICDLENGREVLKPGELGNVLQVFEDKPKNFDAWDIDIYYQEKMRTIDELISVEVTEAGQLFAAIRFEWTYLDSRITQMMVVYAHSRRIDFVTEADWRERQQLLKAAFPVAIRATEATYDIQFGNVKRPTHWNTSWDSARFETVGHQWADLSERGYGVSLLNDCKYGYDIKGHIMRLSLIKSANWPDPGADEGKHAFTYSLLPHAGDWLEGGTCREAWALNNRLRYAHGIGGGRGFSLLHVQGAHVMIDAVKQAEDGGQMVLRLHEYAGARGRVEIRSDAAIASWQECNLMEKPAGQPTAGEALSFGLAPYEIKTFLLTFHEGQQA, encoded by the coding sequence ATGTTCTGGACGGAGGAAAAGCTGCAGGCGCGTATAGCCGAGCTGGAGAAGTACAGATACAGGGAAGTCATGCCAATTGAGGCATTCCGGGGCTGTGAGGACCCCGAAGGAAGGAATGGAGCGAGGCCGCCGTCGAGCGGCTTCGAGCAGGTATGGAAGCGCGGCGATAGATGGGGCGGCAGAGACGCGTACTTATGGCTGCAGGCGGACGTGGCAATTCCATCGGCGTGGACGGGGAGTAAGGTTGTCGGCTTGTTCGACTTCGGCAAGACTGGTCCGGGCAATACGGGAGGCTTCGAAGCGCTTCTGTATGTGGGCGGCGAGCCTTATCAAGGTGTGGACAGCAATCATCAAGAGGTGTTCTTCCCTGCGGAAGCGGCAGGCGGTTCCCTGAGCTTGTGCTTCCGGCTATGGTCGGGGCTTGAGGGCGGGGGAACGCCGGAATCCCAGGAGCATCGGATTGCCCGCGCTGATCTGGCTTGGCTGGAGGAAGCGGCGGATGATCTGTATTACACAGCGCAGGCGGCATTGGCGACGGTGAAGGAGCTGACGCCGAATGATCCGGTTCAGCCCGCACTGCTTGCGGCGCTTAACCGCGCATTCCTGCTGCTCGACTGGTCGAAGCCAGGCTCGGAAGGATTCTATGAATCCGTTCGGGAGGCGCGCAGTCTGCTGAGGGACGGTATCGAAAGCATAGGCAAGACGCATGCTGTTCGCGTTAGCGCAATCGGGCATACGCACATCGACGTTGCGTGGCTCTGGAGGCTCAAGCATACGAGGGAGAAGTCGGCTCGTTCGTTTTCGACGGTGCTTCGGCTGATGGAGCAGTATCCGGAGTATCTTTTCCTCCAAACGCAGCCCCAGCTATATGACTACATGAAGAGCGACTATCCGGACATCTATGCGCAGATGAAGGAGCGCATCGCGGAGGGACGGTGGGAGGCCGGCGGCGCGATGTGGCTGGAGGCAGACTGCAATATTCCAAGCGGCGAGTCGCTTGTCCGTCAGCTGCTGTTCGGAACTCGGTTCCTGGAGCAGGAGTTCGGCGAGACATGCCGATACTTATGGCTGCCCGATGTGTTCGGCTACAGCTGGGCACTGCCGCAGATCTTGAAGAAGTCCGGTATCGATACGTTTATGACGACCAAGATCAGCTGGAATCAATACAATCGTCTGCCTCACGACACGTTTTTCTGGCGAGGGATCGACGGAACGGAGATTTTGACCCATTTTATTACAACGCCCGAGAAGTCGGACATGTGGTGGTATACGTACAACGGCGAGATGAACGCATTTACGGTGAAGGGGATATGGGATGCTTACCGGGACAAGGCGCTGAACCAGGAGCTGCTGCTTGCTTATGGCTACGGCGACGGCGGGGGCGGCGTGAACCGGGATATGCTGGAGATGCGGCGCAGATTGTCACAGATGCCGGGCATGCCGCATGTTGAGCCAGAGCGGGCGGATGCCTACTTCGACCGGCTGCAGCAGACCGTCGCGCAGTCTGACGCCTATGTGCATGAGTGGGATGGCGAGCTGTATCTCGAATATCATCGCGGTACGTATACGAGCCAGGCCGAGGTGAAGCGGAGCAACCGCAAGCTGGAGCTGCTGTGCAGGGAGGCAGAATGGCTTGGGGCCATTCGAAGCGTATCGGCAGGGCGCTGGGAGAGCTATCCGCAAGCCGAGCTGCACGAGGCATGGAAGATTGTGCTGCGCAACCAGTTCCACGATATTATTCCAGGCTCCTCCATAGCCGAGGTGTATGAGGATTGCAGGGAGGAGTACACCGATGCAGGGCGCTTGGCAGAGGCGGCCTGGCTGCAATCCGCGAACGGGCTGGCGGCCGGCGGGGCGAACACAGACGAGGAAGGTTTCACTGTATTCAACGGCTCGGCCTGGATACGCTCTGATCTGGTGCGTCTCGAGGGTGATGCCGCTGCAGCTCTCTCTGCCGGAGGAGGGGTGTTGCTAGGGGAGAACGGAGAACCGCTGCTCTCGCAGAAAGCTTCGGACGGCAGTCTGTATGTGTACGCGGAGAACATCCCTTCGATGGGATATGCGCCAGTCTACATTGGCGATGAACGGAGGAGGAGCGAGGCGGAAGCGGACGCTTCGGCCATTCCGTTTACCTTTGCCCCGGGGAAGGTCCTAACGCCTTATTACGAGCTGGAGTGGAATGGCAGCGGCCAACTGACACGTATTTGCGATCTTGAGAATGGCAGGGAAGTGCTGAAGCCGGGCGAGCTCGGCAATGTGCTGCAGGTGTTCGAGGATAAGCCCAAAAACTTTGACGCCTGGGATATCGATATCTATTACCAGGAGAAGATGCGCACGATCGACGAGCTCATCAGTGTGGAGGTGACGGAGGCTGGGCAGCTCTTTGCGGCTATCCGGTTCGAATGGACGTATCTGGACTCCCGTATTACCCAGATGATGGTTGTGTACGCGCACAGCCGCCGTATCGACTTTGTGACGGAGGCGGATTGGAGGGAGCGCCAGCAGCTGCTCAAGGCAGCATTTCCAGTGGCAATTCGAGCGACGGAAGCCACATACGATATCCAGTTCGGCAACGTCAAGCGGCCGACCCACTGGAATACGAGCTGGGACAGCGCGAGATTCGAGACGGTCGGCCATCAATGGGCGGATCTGTCCGAACGCGGTTATGGTGTCAGCCTGCTGAATGATTGCAAATACGGCTATGACATCAAAGGCCATATCATGCGTTTGTCACTCATTAAATCGGCGAATTGGCCGGATCCGGGGGCAGACGAGGGTAAGCATGCATTCACCTATTCACTGCTTCCACATGCGGGGGATTGGCTGGAGGGCGGCACCTGCCGCGAGGCTTGGGCACTGAACAACAGACTCCGCTATGCGCATGGCATAGGCGGTGGCAGAGGCTTCTCCCTGCTTCATGTGCAGGGCGCCCATGTGATGATTGACGCCGTCAAGCAAGCGGAGGACGGCGGGCAGATGGTGCTGAGGCTGCACGAATATGCGGGGGCGCGGGGGCGCGTTGAGATTCGCAGCGACGCCGCAATCGCGAGCTGGCAAGAGTGCAATCTCATGGAGAAGCCGGCGGGTCAGCCGACAGCCGGGGAGGCGCTCTCGTTCGGGCTTGCGCCATACGAGATCAAGACGTTTCTCCTTACATTCCACGAGGGACAGCAAGCATAA
- a CDS encoding carbohydrate ABC transporter permease — protein sequence MSLSLNKSKPRSRRDNSISPLANVILNSGFIALSLICIMPVLLVILVSFTHNDSLIERGYSFFPESWSLIAYESLLKDSATLLRAYSVSIGVTIAGTILSVLFMALYAYPISRQDYPYRYFFTFFLFFTMLFSGGLVSKYIVYTQGFHLLDSYFALILPLLIIPFNVIIMRTFFQTTIHPALLESARIDGAGELRIFAQIVLPLSLPVMATMGLFSTIHYWNDWFNALLFIREEKMYPVQFLMIRVLNDIQYLRDNVQLAAQNPELMRNLPNESLQMAMAVVGMGPILLVYPFFQKYFVKGLTVGAVKG from the coding sequence ATGAGTTTGAGCTTAAACAAGAGCAAGCCCCGCAGCAGGAGAGACAACAGCATCTCTCCTCTAGCCAACGTTATTCTGAACAGCGGCTTTATTGCGCTGTCGCTGATCTGCATCATGCCCGTTCTGCTGGTTATTCTGGTGTCGTTCACGCATAACGATTCCCTGATTGAGAGGGGATACAGCTTCTTCCCCGAGAGCTGGTCGTTAATTGCTTATGAAAGCTTGCTGAAGGATTCAGCCACGCTGCTTCGCGCTTACAGCGTCAGCATCGGCGTCACGATTGCGGGTACGATCCTCAGTGTGTTGTTTATGGCGCTGTACGCGTATCCCATCTCCAGACAGGACTATCCTTACCGGTATTTCTTTACGTTTTTCCTGTTCTTCACCATGCTCTTCAGCGGAGGACTCGTCAGTAAATATATCGTCTACACGCAGGGCTTCCATCTGCTGGATTCGTATTTCGCGCTTATATTGCCGCTTCTGATTATTCCGTTCAACGTCATCATCATGCGCACCTTCTTCCAGACGACCATTCATCCGGCTCTGCTGGAATCGGCCCGAATTGACGGAGCAGGAGAGCTGCGAATTTTCGCTCAGATCGTATTGCCGCTGTCGCTGCCGGTCATGGCCACGATGGGCTTGTTCAGCACGATCCATTATTGGAACGACTGGTTCAACGCGCTGCTGTTCATTCGGGAGGAGAAGATGTATCCCGTCCAATTCCTAATGATTCGCGTGCTGAATGACATCCAGTACCTCAGGGACAATGTGCAGCTAGCCGCGCAAAACCCGGAGCTCATGCGCAATCTGCCCAACGAATCGCTTCAGATGGCGATGGCTGTTGTGGGGATGGGCCCGATTCTGCTGGTATACCCGTTTTTCCAGAAGTATTTTGTAAAAGGGTTAACAGTTGGCGCCGTTAAAGGTTAA
- a CDS encoding ABC transporter substrate-binding protein encodes MKQQKQKKLYIVSMALMMVLALMLQACSSNGGNGSNEATAKPSASPAATSESKEEPPAPELEPYEVSIVYFGTPQQDDALVEEKLNEFFKEKINATVKLQPIASSDYKNRTELMMNTGEKMDLVFTASWMNFFGNVSKGAFLELDDLVEKHGQGIKERINPLYLEAPRMNGKLYAVPTNKEITQGKAFTYRKDIVEKYNIPIESINSVEDLAPWLDTIKKNEPDMIPYFVGGGSGNFGGGFMMYETRGNYRPIGPTLGRQPMFLLDYTSTSDMTVKSVLDPEIVAINEQEVNMFRNYYEKGYVNSDAATNTTTIGDLQKQGKIWVQSATWKPGSDIEMKIGSDNKYEYVSHVIEEPIVTTDLATGSMFSISRTSKDPERAMMVLNYLHTDPYVINLIVNGIEGKHYKKVAENRIEPIADSGFNSVTFWVIGNQLLNHLKPGQPDDLYTNWEKFNNEAKRFPLMGFAFDDTNVKNELTQMTAVVTEYKTIFTGAVKDPAKLLAERNGKLKAAGIEKVQAELQKQIDAWWAANKK; translated from the coding sequence ATGAAGCAACAGAAACAGAAGAAGCTCTATATCGTTTCGATGGCACTCATGATGGTGCTGGCTCTCATGCTGCAAGCTTGCTCCAGCAATGGCGGGAACGGCAGCAATGAAGCAACGGCGAAGCCGTCCGCAAGCCCCGCGGCTACCAGCGAGAGCAAGGAGGAGCCGCCGGCGCCGGAGCTGGAGCCGTATGAGGTATCCATCGTCTATTTCGGCACTCCGCAGCAGGATGACGCGCTTGTCGAAGAGAAGCTGAACGAATTTTTTAAGGAAAAAATCAACGCCACCGTTAAGCTGCAGCCGATCGCTTCCAGCGATTATAAGAACCGCACTGAGCTCATGATGAATACGGGCGAGAAGATGGACCTCGTATTCACCGCGTCTTGGATGAACTTCTTCGGCAATGTGTCGAAGGGCGCCTTCCTGGAGCTGGATGACCTGGTGGAGAAGCACGGCCAAGGCATCAAGGAGCGCATCAATCCGCTGTACCTGGAAGCTCCTCGCATGAACGGCAAATTGTATGCGGTGCCAACCAACAAGGAAATTACGCAAGGCAAGGCGTTTACGTACCGCAAGGACATTGTGGAGAAATACAACATTCCCATTGAATCCATCAATTCGGTAGAGGATTTGGCGCCTTGGCTCGACACGATCAAGAAGAACGAGCCTGACATGATCCCTTACTTCGTGGGCGGCGGCTCCGGCAACTTCGGCGGCGGCTTCATGATGTACGAGACGCGCGGCAACTACCGTCCGATTGGCCCAACGCTGGGCAGGCAGCCGATGTTCCTGCTGGATTACACCTCCACCTCGGATATGACCGTGAAGTCCGTGCTGGACCCTGAGATCGTGGCAATCAATGAGCAGGAAGTGAATATGTTCCGCAATTATTACGAGAAGGGCTACGTGAATTCCGATGCGGCCACCAACACGACGACCATCGGCGATCTGCAGAAGCAAGGCAAGATTTGGGTGCAATCCGCCACTTGGAAGCCGGGCTCGGACATCGAGATGAAGATCGGCTCCGATAACAAATATGAATATGTCTCCCACGTCATTGAAGAGCCGATCGTAACAACGGATCTGGCGACGGGCTCCATGTTCTCCATCTCGAGAACCTCCAAGGATCCGGAGCGCGCGATGATGGTGCTGAACTACCTGCATACCGATCCTTACGTCATCAACCTTATTGTCAACGGCATTGAGGGCAAGCATTACAAGAAAGTCGCAGAAAACCGTATCGAGCCAATCGCGGATTCCGGCTTCAACTCCGTTACGTTCTGGGTCATCGGCAATCAGCTGCTGAACCACCTGAAGCCTGGCCAGCCTGATGATCTGTATACGAACTGGGAGAAGTTCAACAACGAAGCGAAACGCTTCCCGCTGATGGGCTTTGCCTTCGACGATACGAACGTGAAGAACGAGCTGACACAGATGACGGCGGTCGTTACCGAATACAAGACGATCTTCACAGGCGCCGTGAAGGATCCCGCTAAGCTGCTGGCAGAGCGCAACGGCAAGCTGAAGGCGGCTGGCATAGAGAAGGTGCAAGCTGAGCTGCAGAAGCAGATTGACGCCTGGTGGGCGGCGAACAAGAAGTAA
- a CDS encoding GNAT family protein, translated as MKDYPIYIRPLEKNDAEALFGLKRRNRAFFQPFEPIRDESHYTLAGQEMEIESCLSGMSQDQSYTYAICLAGRQELIGRIALTGIARGPFQNAYMGYYIDHVYQGRGFATQAVTLCARQAFSELGLHRIQAAVMPQNLASIRVLEKARFRREGLAVKYLKINGVWEDHVLFARTAEDDVR; from the coding sequence ATGAAAGATTACCCCATCTATATTCGCCCCTTAGAAAAAAACGACGCCGAGGCCCTGTTCGGCTTAAAGCGCCGCAATCGCGCTTTCTTCCAGCCTTTCGAGCCGATCCGCGATGAATCCCATTACACGCTCGCAGGGCAGGAGATGGAGATTGAGAGCTGTCTGTCTGGCATGAGTCAGGATCAGTCTTATACGTACGCCATATGCTTGGCCGGCAGACAGGAGCTTATCGGAAGAATCGCGTTAACGGGGATCGCGCGCGGTCCATTCCAGAATGCGTACATGGGCTACTATATCGATCATGTTTATCAAGGAAGGGGCTTCGCGACACAAGCGGTCACGCTCTGCGCCAGACAAGCGTTCTCGGAGCTTGGCTTGCACCGCATACAGGCAGCAGTCATGCCGCAGAACCTTGCATCTATTCGTGTGCTGGAGAAGGCCAGATTCCGGCGCGAGGGACTTGCGGTGAAATATTTGAAGATTAACGGCGTCTGGGAGGATCATGTGCTGTTTGCTCGCACAGCCGAGGATGACGTACGATAG